The Mytilus trossulus isolate FHL-02 chromosome 3, PNRI_Mtr1.1.1.hap1, whole genome shotgun sequence genome contains a region encoding:
- the LOC134710636 gene encoding uncharacterized protein LOC134710636 → MTKKDSGIKVKKDDLNKTMSARISMYSKVRQDILTHDKIINKQLQVDKYFKELVDKLDESHETDLTLVKLDLNALLLFTKETEDKVKEVQELRTRIIVILLALSGVSTGDSGEDSSDSSSRENFVPSSKKQEASSQTPSLFEESGIDKTTYDKYVTRQFQPSDGKESGNYNQQFINQYIEQEITAVNNEFLNPKYGDLGKSSSNSINSNVDESGNYLTSNIKNTLPQQKPGIYSVDEVVSKHLPDPTINTNELGKAPLLLIESLNTDKHIDQIVEAKEYNFESDKTAVKVNVDLGIDNAKTGILNNILINSNSNTKDKNIVQGDGKVNINTSTVKATEQKYNDEIRREHNNIIDKLSINREKLAYLNGEKVQTKIYNPSSNSNARNTIMKSVKSADVLNPAFSSFYIKKKTPETNGEAEKQKNPSRNMTPKSQSPKLSSVDLSYQSFITSSEPADSSLIAKIIKPQSKQNLDVKTSKYFKTDGKLQKESYGKNKSVTSKVDNWLWIYPKARIIKKGNSGQDKKVEAKSEQNNKIYDDKRFKTKKENQDNITKKEQNRLTEKGKHKRPGQVWNKYSTFSKRKPQYQWKYPLGAPDFIDMFTDWLLNSSKDVSRNKKKIRSDQQTIFGQELGNTAVKKYNRDLTANRPASIESLAKSTNDNQDLRQSKNNEQGIVKFKDNPSAFGAPKKMRGKITNELTNVNHLSDTIVNSKPKKEETKVRKISNGDNKSLMAHYDINVNNLASLEEFLSSSIGSHAKTKNNLWNFSTINSKQRAKQSENRHSHSSQPSSQINVVNHDRVKQAIKSSYDTSIPKKNLTILPQFGGLKINVGGFSHGLPASLSKLHQKLQQAWNKRKRTYVPETKINHVALDKDEIEIGSKLVAITNQSRIMLDIPDIEARVRNRGKQNIHHHLKIPTILPYLVRSDTSNIGKGKAERTIKPNSIQNQKGINIEKDSKDIKNNVIEIVNEARESSEPKKEFTQTQFQNSKILTSLPYHVRSRTYNANGAKAIKDFTVVADNTPSLSKLPNNNIAIRSNLNFIRLVKPRVPTKRTQIVHPHANVVVRKNLGLHTKKNFKRNRNTRQDQVSSIPQKKQMNHNSASILSINRERKRRVETKTASEGRLSPLQLRRMQQAMNVMRAPGPVQTSVNRVNNFQRHAKQTISQRTARLRNTVKSNARTRTRRLRRNNVISNSVGRPGRRIQFRNHNRNFRSFPTHNVRNPAARGFV, encoded by the coding sequence gtTAAGAACAAGGATTATAGTTATTCTCTTAGCTTTATCAGGAGTGAGTACCGGTGACTCGGGTGAGGACTCATCTGATTCATCGTCAAGAGAAAACTTTGTTCCGAGTTCGAAGAAACAGGAAGCTAGCTCTCAAACCCCGTCACTGTTTGAAGAATCAGGAATTGATAAAACTACATATGATAAATATGTGACAAGACAATTCCAACCGTCTGATGGCAAAGAATCAGGAAATTATAACCAACAGTTTATAAATCAGTATATAGAGCAAGAAATAACAGCAGTCAATAATGAATTTCTTAATCCTAAATATGGCGATTTAGGAAAGAGTAGTTCtaattcaataaattcaaacgTTGATGAATCTGGAAATTACCTAACATCtaatataaaaaacacattACCACAACAAAAACCTGGCATATATTCAGTGGACGAAGTTGTTTCAAAACACCTTCCAGACCCAACAATAAATACCAACGAGTTGGGAAAAGCACCTCTACTTCTTATCGAAAGTTTGAACACAGATAAGCATATTGATCAAATTGTAGAGGCGAAAGAGTATAATTTCGAGTCTGACAAAACAGCTGTAAAGGTTAACGTTGATCTAGGGATCGACAATGCAAAAACAGGaatcttaaacaatattttgataaactctaattcaaatacaaaagacAAGAATATAGTACAAGGTGATGGTAAAGTTAATATCAATACTAGTACAGTTAAAGCTACAGAACAAAAGTATAATGATGAAATAAGGAGGGAACATAATAACATAATTGATAAGCTATCAATAAACAgagaaaaacttgcatatttaaATGGAGAAAAAGTTCAAACGAAGATTTATAACCCCTCATCAAATTCGAATGCGAGGAATACAATTATGAAGTCTGTGAAATCTGCAGATGTGTTGAATCCagctttttcaagtttttatataaaaaagaaaaccccTGAAACAAATGGCGAagcagaaaaacaaaagaaccCAAGCAGAAATATGACACCTAAAAGCCAATCACCGAAGTTATCCTCTGTTGATTTATCTTATCAATCCTTCATAACCAGCTCTGAACCAGCTGACAGTTCGTTGattgcaaaaataataaaaccgcaatcaaaacaaaacttaGATGTCAAAACctctaaatattttaaaacggATGGAAAACTTCAAAAAGAAAGTTATGGTAAAAATAAATCAGTAACTTCTAAAGTTGATAATTGGTTGTGGATATATCCTAAAGCAAGGATTATCAAAAAAGGAAATTCAGGCCAAGACAAAAAAGTAGAAGCAAAATcagaacaaaataacaaaatatatgatgatAAACGTTTCAAAACTAAGAAAGAAAACCAAGACAATATAACGAAGAAGGAACAAAATCGTCTGACCgaaaaaggaaaacataaaaGACCAGGACAAGTTTGGAATAAATATTCTAccttttcaaaacgtaaacccCAATACCAGTGGAAATATCCACTTGGAGCACCAgattttattgatatgtttACTGATTGGCTGCTTAACTCTTCAAAAGACGTCAGccgaaacaaaaagaaaattcgTTCAGATCAACAAACTATTTTTGGTCAGGAACTTGGAAATACAGCTGTCAAGAAATATAATAGAGACCTGACTGCAAATCGTCCAGCTTCCATAGAAAGTCTTGCAAAGTCCACAAATGATAACCAAGATTTGAGACAATCCAAGAATAATGAACAAGGAATTGTAAAGTTTAAAGATAACCCTTCGGCTTTTGGGGCACCAAAGAAAATGAGAGGGAAAATTACAAATGAACTAACAAATGTAAATCATTTGTCAGACACAATTGTGAATTCAAAACCTAAAAAAGAAGAAACTAAAGTTAGAAAGATCTCAAATGGAGATAACAAAAGCTTAATGGCGCACTACGACATAAACGTCAACAATTTAGCCTCTCTCGAAGAGTTTTTATCATCAAGTATAGGTTCACACgctaaaacaaaaaataatttatggaatttttcaacaattaattCCAAACAAAGGGCGAAACAGTCTGAAAACCGACACTCACACTCTTCACAACCATCATCTCAAATTAACGTTGTAAATCATGATCGGGTAAAACAAGCAATAAAGAGTTCATATGATACATCTATTCCAAAGAAAAATCTGACTATCTTACCACAGTTTGGTGGTTTAAAAATTAATGTTGGTGGTTTTAGCCATGGTTTGCCAGCGAGTTTAAGTAAATTGCACCAAAAATTGCAACAGGCGTGGAATAAACGTAAACGTACATATGTACCggaaacaaaaattaatcacGTAGCTTTAGACAAAGACGAAATTGAAATAGGTTCCAAACTTGTTGCTATAACAAACCAGTCACGGATCATGCTTGATATCCCGGATATCGAAGCAAGAGTAAGAAACAGaggtaaacaaaatattcatcatcatttaaaaataccTACTATATTACCTTATTTGGTAAGAAGTGATACAAGTAATATCGGCAAAGGCAAAGCAGAGCGTACCATAAAACCCAATTCCatacaaaatcaaaaaggaataaacattgaaaaagaCTCTAAGGATATAAAAAACAATGTAATTGAAATTGTAAATGAGGCCCGGGAATCATCGGAGCCAAAAAAAGAATTTACTCAGACACAATTCCAAAACAGTAAGATATTGACCAGTTTGCCATATCACGTGCGTTCGCGTACATACAATGCAAACGGCGCTAAAGCAATAAAGGATTTTACTGTGGTCGCAGATAATACACCatcattatcaaaattaccTAACAACAACATAGCCATTCGTTCCAATCTTAACTTTATACGTTTGGTTAAACCCCGAGTTCCTACAAAAAGAACACAGATAGTCCACCCGCATGCCAATGTTGTTGTTCGTAAGAATTTGGGACTTCACACAAAGAAGAACTTTAAAAGAAACAGGAATACCCGGCAGGATCAAGTTTCTAGCATTCctcaaaagaaacaaatgaatCACAACTCTGCATCTATTTTATCAATTAATcgagaaagaaaaagaagagtGGAGACGAAAACGGCTTCTGAAGGTCGTCTCTCGCCATTACAATTAAGGAGAATGCAACAAGCTATGAACGTTATGCGGGCACCAGGACCAGTGCAAACATCGGTAAATAGAGTTAATAATTTCCAAAGACATGCAAAACAAACTATTTCCCAAAGAACTGCTAGATTGAGAAACACTGTTAAATCTAATGCACGAACGCGTACTCGACGGTTGAGACGAAATAATGTCATATCAAATTCAGTGGGCCGACCAGGACGACGGATCCAATTTCGTAATCATAATCGAAATTTTAGATCGTTTCCAACTCATAATGTAAGAAATCCTGCAGCAAGGGGATTTGTATGA
- the LOC134711212 gene encoding uncharacterized protein LOC134711212, producing MVFKHTIVLLGYLFCVNGHGFLLDPPQRSSLWRIYPGHFPPNYNDNALNCGGRLYQWQVKNGRCGSCGDPIDDIRQHEDNGLYDSGFISRNYTSGSDVILTVRITSNHKGWFEFKICPRDHFQGSLDTCLENHILEIDGRGIRYELGQASGDIEVKVRLPPGLTCARCILQWKYNTGNSWGCNDSGCCVGCGPQEQFYNCADIGIYNSDEPYDFGEIPQKDPLSFLPKPLPTSKPKVKTCYTSPEYRDVAGMEKWCQDTCPFCPKSHCMCSYI from the exons ATGGTGTTTAAACACACTATAGTTCTCCTCggatatttattttgtgtaaaCGGACATGGCTTTTTATTAGATCCACCTCAGAGATCTTCACTGTGGAGGATTTATCCAGGACATTTCCCGCCAAATTATAATGACAATGCTCTAAATTGTGGAGGCAGATTG TATCAATGGCAAGTGAAAAATGGTCGTTGTGGATCTTGCGGAGACCCAATTGATGACATCAGACAGCACGAAGATAATGGCCTCTACGATAGCGGTTTTATTTCTAGGAACTACACCTCGGGTTCAGATGTTATTTTGACGGTCAGAATAACGTCCAATCACAAAGGCTGGTTCGAATTCAAAATATGTCCACGTGATCACTTCCAAGGATCATTGGATACTTGCCTAGAAAATCACATTCTTGAAATAGATGGTCGAGGAATTCGATATGAATTAGGTCAAGCATCCGGTGATATTGAGGTCAAAGTTAGACTACCACCTGGTCTTACATGCGCAAGATGTATATTACAATGGAAATATAATACTG GCAATAGTTGGGGTTGTAATGACAGTGGTTGCTGCGTCGGATGTGGACCACAAGAACAATTCTACAACTGTGCTGACATTGGAATTTACAATTCGGATGAACCATATGACTTTGGTGAAATACCACAAAAAGATCCTCTTTCATTTTTGCCCAAACCACTTCCAACAAGTAAACCAAAAGTGAAAACATGTTACACTTCACCAGAATACAGAGATGTAGCCGGCATGGAGAAATGGTGTCAGGACACGTGCCCGTTCTGTCCGAAATCCCACTGTATGTGTTCATATATATAA